The nucleotide sequence CTTGACGACGCCCTGGTACTGGGGCTGTACCCGGCATTGTTTTCCCTGCCTAATCGAAAAGACAGGGTCCAGCATCTCCGTGAACTGAGTTCAGCCTATCGCGATGTGCTGGAACTTGGAGGAATAAAAAATCCGAAAAAGCTGATGGATCTTCTTCGCCTATTGGCTTATCAAATAGGTTCAGAGGTTTCGTACAGCGAAATTGGACAACAATGCGGTCTTTCCGCGAAGCCTACCCGGATGCCGTGTTTACTCCGATAAACAGTGGGACTGGCTGCATTTTGTCGGGAAATAACAAATCTAACATCGAATATCAGATCTGCCAAATCCGGAGAAATCCTACTCCTCTTCTTCCCGCCTTATCCTGTTCCGCTGCACATGTTTGTGGGTGTAGTGGATGACGGTAAAAAAGAGGGTAACGATTAATCCTGCGGACAGAAAAAGGAAGACCCCCACCTCCTGGGAATGGCTGGTCAGGGGTACGGCAATGACGCAGAGGGCTATCTGCAGGGAGTAGATAATAGCCAGCAGGCTGCGGCTGCTGAAACCCAGGTTCAGCAGTTTATGGTGCAGGTGTGAGCGGTCCGGGGAAAAGACGCTCTTTTTGTCCCGTACACGGCGCCAGACGGCAGCGATCGTATCGCTGATGGGTATTGCCAGAATTATCATGGCGTGGGCCAGGGATATGCTTTCGCCGTGGCCGGCTCCCTGGTCCAGCAAGGGCAGAACGGCCACCATAAAGCCCAGGAACTGGCTGCCGCCGTCTCCCATAAAGAGCTTGGCAGGAGGCAGGTTGAAAGCCAGAAAGCCCCAGACCGCGCCGGCCAGAATAAAGCTTCCCATGGCGGCCTGGTAATTCTGTTTGGTAAGAAAGAGTATGCCGAAACTGATGGCGGCAATGGAGGTGATTCCCCCGGCCAGACCGTCGGACCCGTCTATCATGTTAACGGCATTAATAATTCCGATAATCCAGAAAAGGGTAAGAGGATAGCGGAACAGCCCAAATTTAAGAGAATCGGGAAAAAACGGGATTGCTATGCGCTTAAAGGTAAAATCAGCGGCCAGGACCAACAAAGCGGCGATCAGCTGGATTACTATTTTGTTGTGGGCGTGAAGGTTCCGCAGGTCGTCAATTACTCCGAAAAGAAAGATAAGCAGTCCCGCGATAATAACCAGGATAAAACGGAAACCCCAGTTTTCCGGCAGCGGGAACTGGCGTTTCAGTACGAAAGTAAAAATAAGAATTGTTATTATATAGGCGCTGAAAAACCCCAGGCCCCCCAGGCGGGAAATTTCGCCGGTATGGATCTTGCGATGGTCCTGATCGTCGTACCAGCCCATACGGTGGGAGAGCTTTATAATAAGCGGCATGGATGCCAGGGAAATTATGAAAGCCATCAGTGGCGCTGTAAATAAAACGTACATCCTTAACCTCTTAAGATCCGTCTTTTAGTATATCATCGACAGTTTGCAGGTAGGTGTTTATTACAATCTCCTCGTCAAAACACTCTTTTACCAGGGCTCGGGAGGCCTTTCCCATAGCTTTTAGTTCGTCGGCGGATAGGGCAAGCATCTGCTCCATTTTGGCCGCCAGGTCTCCGGGTTCTCCGGGGCGGCACAGGTACCCGTTGACCCCGTCCCGGACCGGTTCGCGGGTCCCGACAGAATCCGCGGCGATCAGGGGTTTTGCCATGGATGCTGCCTCAAGAAGTGAGCGGGGAATGCCTTCGCGGTATCGGGACGGCAGGACCATGCAGTCTGCCGCAGCCAGGGCGTCCCGGATCTCGTCGGTAGGACCGGGGACCTCTATAATGTCCCGATCCCGGGCGGATTGCAGCAGGTTTTTGTCAGCGGACCAGGGGTCACTGCTGTCATAGGGGCCGACAAGCACAAAGCGGATTTCCGGGTGCCGGGTTTTGACGATCTCCGCTGCGGCAATAAAGTCTTCCACCCCTTTGGCTTTAAGGAGCCGGCCGACAAAGAGAAAGCAGAAGGGACCCTCCGGCCGCGGTCGTGGTGAAAAGTAGTCAGGATTGACTCCCGACCCGGGGAGCAGGCCGGTCTGGTTTTCATGGATCAGTTTTCCGTCAAGAAACAGCCTGCGGTCGTCAGGGTTCTGGAAGAAAATTTTCTCTGCCCGGGAAAAGGCATAGCGATAGAGCATGCGCACTGCGGTTTGCAGAGGGCCGGGGCGTTCAAAGACCGTCCCCAAACCGGTTATGTTGTTGATCACCGGAATCCCCAGGCCTTTCGCGGCGATGGAGCCGTAAATATTGGGTTTTATTGTATACTGCAGTAGAATCGAAGGGGACAGCTCCCTGTAGACTCGCTTGTAGCGGGCCAGGGTCTTCAGGTCCCGGATGGGATTTATCCCCTTGGCGTCCAGCTCAATCTCCCGGTAACCGAGGCCCATGCCTGTCAGCTTTTCGGTGTAATCGTCCCGGGGAGCAACGACGCTTAAACGGTAGCCCGCGTCCTGCAGGGCCCGGATAAGGGGCCTGCGGGTGTTCCAGACATACCAGCAGCCGTTATAGGATATGACTATGTGCGCTTTGTCCATTGTTCCGTTACTATTGCATAAAATGGCACTATTGGCAAAGACCGGCGGGTTTGCTGCGGCGATGCTCTGCATGATCCCGATGGTTCTGGGCAGCTGTACGACAGAAACCTGGGGCCGTTCACGGACAACACTGTACACTATGGCTTTGGAGGGGGCTCGTGAGACGGCTGTTGGGAGAACTCCTGAACGGGAAAGCCTGCTGGCGGAGATGGACAGGCGCCGGGAAGAGGGCGCCGCGGAGTCCCGCTGGGTTATTGAGAAACTTTTTCCTGATTCCGGGAAGCTTGTATCTGAAGATCCGGAGGCTGCCCGGGCGGCGGAGGCGGGGGAACTGAAGGCTGCCAGTGCAGCCTGGTGGGGCTATGATGCCGAGGACGCCACGGACGCCCTTTCAGAGGCCTTGACCGCACCGGTGGAACTGCTTGTTATTCCCGCCATGGCGGGCCCATGGATTTCGGGTCCCCTGGAAATAGCCGGTCCCCGGCACATCATCTTTGAACCCGGAGCGGAACTCCTGGCAAAAGCGGGAGAATTCCTGCCAACCGGGGACACTTTGCTCACCCTTTACAGGGCGGCTGATGTTACCCTGACCGGTTACGGCGCCAGAATTGCCATGCGAAAGTCCGATTACATCAGCGAGCCTTATCAGTGGTCCCAGCATCGTCATGCCCTGTCGCTCCTCGAGTCGCGGAATATTTCTGTTCAGGGTTTTCTGATAGAAAGTTCAGGCGGAGACGGCATCTATATTGGTCAGAGCCGGGGAGGAGAAATCCCCCGGAATATTTTGCTTAAGGATCTGCATCTCATTGACAATTACCGGCAGGGGGTTTCGGTCATCTCCGTCGATGGTTTTCGAATGGAATATACCTATATTGCGGAAACAGAGGGGACCCCTCCGGGCGCCGCCATCGATTTTGAACCCAACTCCCGGCTTTACGGCCTGACTGACTGTGTGGTTGTCGGCTGTCTCTTTGAGAAGAATGCCGGAGCCGGTCTTACGGTTCATCTTCCCAATGTGCTGGAAACCCATCCTCCGGTCTCGATCCTGGTACAGGATACACTGATCCTGGGGAACCCCTATTCTGTCTGGATCCGGGGTTTGGATAATGGGGTCCGGGGCAGCCTGGAGTTTCGCAACACCCGGGTAAAAGGGGTCGGTACAATAGAACGGTCGGATACCTTTATGGTGCTGAACTGATTGGAAAGGAACGTGCCGAATTATAGTAATTGAAGCAATTTTCCGGTAGTATAAGCGGCACATAGAAGACAGATTTTTTTAAAACAGGAGATCTTTGTGCGACGTTTTACACTTCTTCTGCTGATAACCCTGTTACCTCTTTGCGTTTTTGCGCTGGACATAACAGATCCTCTGGGCGATATATACGACGATATTCAGGTCTGGTACGAGGCCGGGCTTATTGATGAGGTCCCCTCTCTGCGTCCCTATCCGGCCCAGGTGCTGGTTGCGGTTCTCGGTCAGGTGACCGCCGATCCTGACACCCCCGCTGCCGACCGGGCGCAGGCGGAGGAATACCTGGGCGCGCTTACGGCGAAACAGGACATCGACGGGGTCTGGTTCGGCAAAGCCCAGCTGAAAAGCAGCGAATCCGAGGAGTACCTCTTCGGCGGCGCGGGCATCGAGTACAATACCTGGTTCAGCGAGTATATTGCCCTGAACGGCCGCTGGGTGGCCTTCGGCAAGTACGAGGGAGACGGCTACTACCCTGCCGGGGAGGGGCGGGAGCTGGACAGCTTTGACGACAATGCCGACATGGGCATCGCAGGCCGTAAGATCGACCTGCGGCAGCTCTTTACCAACTCCTTCAGCCTGGGGACCGACTCCCTTTACTTTCAGGCGGGGATCCATCGCAGTTCCTACGGACCTGTCTTTGACAACGGCGCGGTGCTGGGGGGCTATGCCCACAATGCTCCCACCTTTAATGTCGTTTGGGATTCCGGCGGAAAGTTCGGCATGACAAATACCTACATCGAGCTGAGCGCCAGCAACTACTACGGTGAAGATGTTTTTCCTGATAAGCGCATGGTTATGCAGACCTATACCTA is from Marispirochaeta sp. and encodes:
- a CDS encoding MraY family glycosyltransferase — translated: MAFIISLASMPLIIKLSHRMGWYDDQDHRKIHTGEISRLGGLGFFSAYIITILIFTFVLKRQFPLPENWGFRFILVIIAGLLIFLFGVIDDLRNLHAHNKIVIQLIAALLVLAADFTFKRIAIPFFPDSLKFGLFRYPLTLFWIIGIINAVNMIDGSDGLAGGITSIAAISFGILFLTKQNYQAAMGSFILAGAVWGFLAFNLPPAKLFMGDGGSQFLGFMVAVLPLLDQGAGHGESISLAHAMIILAIPISDTIAAVWRRVRDKKSVFSPDRSHLHHKLLNLGFSSRSLLAIIYSLQIALCVIAVPLTSHSQEVGVFLFLSAGLIVTLFFTVIHYTHKHVQRNRIRREEEE
- a CDS encoding glycosyltransferase family 4 protein — encoded protein: MDKAHIVISYNGCWYVWNTRRPLIRALQDAGYRLSVVAPRDDYTEKLTGMGLGYREIELDAKGINPIRDLKTLARYKRVYRELSPSILLQYTIKPNIYGSIAAKGLGIPVINNITGLGTVFERPGPLQTAVRMLYRYAFSRAEKIFFQNPDDRRLFLDGKLIHENQTGLLPGSGVNPDYFSPRPRPEGPFCFLFVGRLLKAKGVEDFIAAAEIVKTRHPEIRFVLVGPYDSSDPWSADKNLLQSARDRDIIEVPGPTDEIRDALAAADCMVLPSRYREGIPRSLLEAASMAKPLIAADSVGTREPVRDGVNGYLCRPGEPGDLAAKMEQMLALSADELKAMGKASRALVKECFDEEIVINTYLQTVDDILKDGS
- a CDS encoding right-handed parallel beta-helix repeat-containing protein, translating into MCALSIVPLLLHKMALLAKTGGFAAAMLCMIPMVLGSCTTETWGRSRTTLYTMALEGARETAVGRTPERESLLAEMDRRREEGAAESRWVIEKLFPDSGKLVSEDPEAARAAEAGELKAASAAWWGYDAEDATDALSEALTAPVELLVIPAMAGPWISGPLEIAGPRHIIFEPGAELLAKAGEFLPTGDTLLTLYRAADVTLTGYGARIAMRKSDYISEPYQWSQHRHALSLLESRNISVQGFLIESSGGDGIYIGQSRGGEIPRNILLKDLHLIDNYRQGVSVISVDGFRMEYTYIAETEGTPPGAAIDFEPNSRLYGLTDCVVVGCLFEKNAGAGLTVHLPNVLETHPPVSILVQDTLILGNPYSVWIRGLDNGVRGSLEFRNTRVKGVGTIERSDTFMVLN